In Kribbella amoyensis, the genomic stretch ATGCGCGGCGTCTCGACCAGGTACTGCGGCAGCGTCTGCTGGGCCGCCTTGAAGTGGTCGGAGGTGACGTGCGCGGTGGCGGCGTCGTCGTCGCGGAAGGCTTCGACCAGGACGTACTCGTCGGCGTCGTCGAGCGAGCGGGACCAGTCGAACCAGAGGCAGCCTGGTTCGGCCCGGGTGGCCTGGGTGA encodes the following:
- a CDS encoding putative quinol monooxygenase — its product is MIFITAKFRVQPEHAADWPSISEAFTQATRAEPGCLWFDWSRSLDDADEYVLVEAFRDDDAATAHVTSDHFKAAQQTLPQYLVETPRIVNFKVDQDDWSELGELAVKR